From a region of the Panicum virgatum strain AP13 chromosome 2K, P.virgatum_v5, whole genome shotgun sequence genome:
- the LOC120695558 gene encoding uncharacterized protein LOC120695558: protein MASSAAHHQELLDKDRRRTKRARSQSFCRSPGLAHHCRRRRDWANDLSPGPAGLIAERVLSDDVAGYVRFRAVCAAWRASCADPSAHDVFDPRFHPRRWAMIPRRSSSNAVVRSQRAFLNASTGECIHVRLPDLRHGHYLFGPTAEGLVVQLHNPLTGQRATSLLVPTSASNAYRITDAFRVRSAGLAGGSTVALHYGNAAVAVARPGDECWTQLGPIGNFKSAASFAGRFYCVTFESISVLEATASQPPRLVAAVDLKPRGFLWSDMVHLVDRDGELVLVHCVLNPTSTNFCGRYTAYRVNLDKRDMVAIPGLR, encoded by the coding sequence ATGGCCTCGAGTGCCGCACACCACCAGGAGCTGCTAGACAAGGATCGCCGACGAACGAAACGCGCGCGCTCACAGTCGTTCTGCCGGTCTCCCGGACTCGCCCACCACTGCAGGAGGCGGAGGGACTGGGCCAACGACCTGAGCCCCGGGCCGGCGGGGCTGATCGCCGAGCGCGTCCTCTCCGACGACGTCGCCGGCTACGTCCGCTTCCGCGCGGTGTGCGCCGCGTGGCGCGCGTCCTGCGCGGACCCGAGCGCGCACGACGTCTTCGACCCCCGGTTCCACCCGCGGCGGTGGGCCATGATCCCGCGGCGCTCCTCCTCCAACGCCGTCGTCCGCAGCCAGCGGGCCTTCCTCAACGCCTCGACCGGCGAGTGCATCCACGTGCGCCTCCCGGACCTCCGCCACGGCCACTACCTCTTCGGGCCCACCGCCGAGGGCCTCGTCGTCCAGCTCCACAACCCGCTGACGGGGCAGCGCGCGACCTCGCTGCTCGTCCCGACGAGCGCGTCCAATGCCTACAGGATAACGGACGCCTTCCGCGTGAGGAgcgccggcctcgccggcggctcgACGGTCGCGCTCCACTACGGCAATGCCGCTGTAGCCGTCGCCAGGCCCGGTGACGAGTGCTGGACGCAGCTGGGACCCATCGGAAACTTCAAGTCAGCCGCGTCCTTCGCGGGCCGCTTCTACTGCGTCACCTTCGAGAGCATCTCGGTGCTGGAAGCCACGGCGAGCCAGCCGCCGCGGCTGGTGGCGGCCGTCGATCTGAAGCCCCGCGGGTTTCTTTGGTCAGACATGGTACACCTCGTCGACAGGGACGGAGAGTTGGTCCTTGTCCACTGCGTGCTGAATCCTACCAGCACTAACTTTTGTGGAAGGTACACGGCGTACCGGGTGAACCTGGACAAGAGAGACATGGTGGCCATACCCGGCTTGCGATAA
- the LOC120692317 gene encoding protein YABBY 7-like — MASSARHPSFVGLLPERLGCVQCNFCATILLVGVPCGGGLQLRTVAVQCGSCGGILSVTLPPPPPAAYSAELPPQVTTEPGVDPAPRDSDESSGEDREMAAENHAFPAVMKPPERKQRTPSAYNCFIKEEIRRIKATDPNITHKEAFSAASKNWAHLPRIQQKEN; from the exons ATGGCGTCGTCGGCGCGCCACCCTAGCTTCGTCGGCCTCCTCCCGGAGCGGCTCGGCTGCGTGCAGTGCAACTTCTGCGCCACCATCCTGCTG GTGGGCGtgccgtgcggcggcggcctgcagcTGAGGACGGTGGCCGTGCAGTgcggcagctgcggcggcaTCCTCTCCGTCACgttgccgccgccccctccggcGGCGTACTCCGCCGAGCTACCACCGCAGGTCACCACC GAGCCCGGCGTTGATCCGGCGCCAAGGGACTCGGACGAGAGCAGTGGAGAGGACAGGGAGATGGCTGCAGAGAACCATGCGTTCCCTGCGGTTATGAAAC CTCCAGAGAGGAAGCAGCGGACGCCGTCGGCCTACAACTGCTTCATCAA GGAGGAGATAAGGAGGATCAAGGCGACAGACCCTAACATCACCCACAAGGAGGCCTTCAGCGCTGCTTCTAAAAAC TGGGCTCACTTACCAAGAATCCAGCAGAAGGAAAACTGA
- the LOC120692328 gene encoding uncharacterized protein LOC120692328 isoform X2, with protein sequence MELRPQASGLFAALTSLKIDGYVCMAGSDLTALVNMQCPCLRNLNLFMTLIVIFDVFIHSNSLHTLMLCVLHTRRLEILAPRLEELIITIRPMEAQISAPKLVKVTWRDAYDPHLNRFVDVGCRIQLLEIYRQASSLTKQFDQVDELNMKIGLNFLDAAKYGSFLNETSKLPKCKSFCIFLSWEPHALVPVMLHLLRSCNDTKKLQVHLLGLSSLGVMHSCPPFCLCRSEENRKIDGIDLSSLEVAEITGFSGSHEQMEFVEFLSSNAGVLKRLLINDEYCRRPKEVREKVRSMCHVSSKC encoded by the exons ATGGAGCTCCGCCCCCAGGCATCCGGCCTGTTCGCAGCGCTGACGTCCCTGAAGATAGATGGCTATGTCTGCATGGCAGGCAGTGATCTCACAGCTCTTGTGAACATGCAGTGCCCGTGCTTGAGGAACCTGAATCTTTTCATGACGCTCATTGTCATCTTTGATGTCTTCATTCACTCAAACTCGTTGCACACACTGATGCTATGCGTCCTACACACAAGGCGTCTAGAGATTTTGGCCCCAAGACTTGAAGAGCTCATAATAACTATTCGGCCAATGGAGGCTCAGATCTCTGCTCCGAAACTTGTCAAGGTCACTTGGCGTGATGCATATGATCCCCATCTCAATCGGTTTGTTGATGTTGGCTGTAGGATCCAGCTACTGGAAATTTATAGACAGGCGTCGTCCCTGACTAAGCAGTTCGATCAAGTTGATGAGTTGAATATGAAGATTGGTCTAAATTTCCTAG ATGCAGCAAAGTATGGAAGCTTCTTGAATGAAACAAGTAAGCTGCCCAAGTGTAAGAGCTTTTGCATATTCTTGTCGTGGGAACCCCATGCCTTGGTGCCTGTCATGTTGCATCTCTTGAGGAGTTGCAATGATACAAAGAAGCTTCAAGTCCATTTACTTGGTCTGTCGTCCCTAGGAGTG ATGCATTCTTGCCCGCCGTTTTGCCTTTGTCGTTCGGAAGAGAATCGCAAGATTGATGGCATTGATCTCAGTTCTCTTGAAGTGGCAGAAATCACCGGTTTTTCAGGTTCTCATGAACAAATGGAATTTGTGGAGTTCCTATCCAGCAATGCAGGAGTCCTTAAAAGGTTGCTCATCAATGACGAGTATTGTCGTAGGCCCAAGGAAGTACGTGAGAAGGTCCGTAGCATGTGTCATGTGTCATCCAAATGTTAA
- the LOC120692328 gene encoding uncharacterized protein LOC120692328 isoform X1: MELRPQASGLFAALTSLKIDGYVCMAGSDLTALVNMQCPCLRNLNLFMTLIVIFDVFIHSNSLHTLMLCVLHTRRLEILAPRLEELIITIRPMEAQISAPKLVKVTWRDAYDPHLNRFVDVGCRIQLLEIYRQASSLTKQFDQVDELNMKIGLNFLVMTDAAKYGSFLNETSKLPKCKSFCIFLSWEPHALVPVMLHLLRSCNDTKKLQVHLLGLSSLGVMHSCPPFCLCRSEENRKIDGIDLSSLEVAEITGFSGSHEQMEFVEFLSSNAGVLKRLLINDEYCRRPKEVREKVRSMCHVSSKC; this comes from the exons ATGGAGCTCCGCCCCCAGGCATCCGGCCTGTTCGCAGCGCTGACGTCCCTGAAGATAGATGGCTATGTCTGCATGGCAGGCAGTGATCTCACAGCTCTTGTGAACATGCAGTGCCCGTGCTTGAGGAACCTGAATCTTTTCATGACGCTCATTGTCATCTTTGATGTCTTCATTCACTCAAACTCGTTGCACACACTGATGCTATGCGTCCTACACACAAGGCGTCTAGAGATTTTGGCCCCAAGACTTGAAGAGCTCATAATAACTATTCGGCCAATGGAGGCTCAGATCTCTGCTCCGAAACTTGTCAAGGTCACTTGGCGTGATGCATATGATCCCCATCTCAATCGGTTTGTTGATGTTGGCTGTAGGATCCAGCTACTGGAAATTTATAGACAGGCGTCGTCCCTGACTAAGCAGTTCGATCAAGTTGATGAGTTGAATATGAAGATTGGTCTAAATTTCCTAG TTATGACAGATGCAGCAAAGTATGGAAGCTTCTTGAATGAAACAAGTAAGCTGCCCAAGTGTAAGAGCTTTTGCATATTCTTGTCGTGGGAACCCCATGCCTTGGTGCCTGTCATGTTGCATCTCTTGAGGAGTTGCAATGATACAAAGAAGCTTCAAGTCCATTTACTTGGTCTGTCGTCCCTAGGAGTG ATGCATTCTTGCCCGCCGTTTTGCCTTTGTCGTTCGGAAGAGAATCGCAAGATTGATGGCATTGATCTCAGTTCTCTTGAAGTGGCAGAAATCACCGGTTTTTCAGGTTCTCATGAACAAATGGAATTTGTGGAGTTCCTATCCAGCAATGCAGGAGTCCTTAAAAGGTTGCTCATCAATGACGAGTATTGTCGTAGGCCCAAGGAAGTACGTGAGAAGGTCCGTAGCATGTGTCATGTGTCATCCAAATGTTAA
- the LOC120692307 gene encoding COMPASS-like H3K4 histone methylase component WDR5B: MSQQPAPPPPYRPYRQVRAATPHTRAVSCVRFSPCGRLLATASLDGTVALLSPSSLAVVAVLRGHTDGVSDLSWATESFYLCTASDDRTLRIWDIRPVLAGGAQADPAADRCVRVLRGHTNFVFSANFNPQTSSQVASGGFDCTVRIWDVKSGRCTRAIDAHSEPVTSVHFIRDGSIIVSGSHDGSCKIWDAKTGACLKTVIDDKKPAVSFSMFSPNGKFILVATLDDSLKLCNFATGKFLKVYSGHVNRVYCIQSAFSITNGKYIVSGSEDNCVYIWDLQGRNILQKLEGHTDTVISVSCHPTENKIASGGLDNDRTVRLWVQDS; encoded by the exons ATGTCgcagcagccggcgccgccgccaccgtatCGGCCGTACAGGCAGGTGCGGGCGGCGACGCCCCACACACGCGCGGTCTCCTGCGTGCGCTTCTCCCCCTGCGGGCGGCTCCTTGCGACGGCGTCCCTCGACGGGACGGTCGCGCTGCTCTCCCCGTCCTCGCTCGCCGTGGTCGCCGTCCTGCGCGGCCACACCGACGGCGTCTCCGACCTGTCCTGGGCCACGGAGTCGTTCTACCTCTGCACCGCCTCCGACGACCGCACCCTCCGCATCTGGGACATCCGCCccgtcctcgccggcggcgcccaggccgaccccgccgccgaccgctgCGTCCGCGTGCTCAGGGGGCACACCAACTTCGTCTTCAGCGCCAACTTCAACCCGCAGACCAGCTCGCAGGTCGCCTCCGGGGGGTTCGACTGCACCGTGCGCATCTGGGACGTCAAGAGCGGCCGATGTACCCGCGCCATCGACGCGCACTCCGAGCCCGTCACCTCCGTGCACTTCATTAGGGACGGCTCGATCATTGTGTCGGGAAGCCATGACGGGAGCTGCAAGATTTGGGACGCCAAGACTGGGGCTTGCCTCAAGACGGTCATCGACGACAAGAAGCCCGCCGTGTCATTCTCCATGTTCTCCCCCAATGGCAAGTTCATCCTCGTCGCCACGCTCGATGACTCACTG AAACTATGCAACTTTGCTACCGGCAAGTTCTTGAAGGTATACAGTGGACATGTGAACAGAGTATACTGCATCCAGTCTGCGTTTTCCATTACAAATGGGAAGTACATTGTCAGTGGATCAGAAGACAACTGTGTGTACATTTGGGATCTGCAAGGGAGAAATATCCTTCAGAAACTGGAAGGCCATACTGACACGGTCATCTCTGTGTCCTGCCATCCAACAGAGAACAAGATTGCTTCCGGTGGCCTTGATAATGATAGGACTGTGAGACTATGGGTTCAAGACAGCTGA
- the LOC120692296 gene encoding pre-mRNA-splicing factor 18-like, protein MDLLKRELEKKRKAASADFGGKSFVRRSELEQKQLQKRRDEQRQQLAKGGASAPSPDSAAGAAGSDASNPDAAAQAAAGNPNPSSSTSAAAASVPPALAPKKTTQEEALLSEERRIDELDLPRQEVVRRLRVLREPVTLFGEDDAARLARFKLILKSGVIDDIDDIDMTEGQTNDFLRDMIEMRKRQKSGRDTYAKGKGKRVGGGDGGEGGAAGDSADDGDGKGSGDDADADKDSKRMRTKFEELCNEDKILVFFKKLLNEWNQELDEMSELEKRTAKGKSMVATFKQCARYLSPLFEFCRKKVLPDDIRQALLVIVECCMKRDYLAAMDQYIKLAIGNAPWPIGVTMVGIHERSAREKIYTNSVAHIMNDETTRKYLQSIKRLMTLCQRRYPALPSKSVEFNSLANGSDLQALLSEENGSGKASEERLRLMPASKD, encoded by the exons ATGGATCTGCTGAAGCGGGAGCTggagaagaagcggaaggcggCGTCGGCCGACTTCGGCGGGAAGAGCTTCGTGCGGCGGTCGGAGCTGGAGCAGAAGCAGCTCCAGAAGCGCCGCGACGAGCAACGCCAGCAGCTCGCCAAGGGCGGCGCATCTGCGCCGTCCCCCGATTCCGCCGCGGGCGCAGCGGGCTCCGACGCCAGCAACCCCGACGCcgcggcccaggcggcggcggggaaccctaaccctagctcctccacctccgccgcggcggcctccgtcccGCCCGCCCTCGCGCCGAAGAAGACCACGCAGGAGGAGGCGCTGCTCTCCGAGGAGCGCCGCATCGACGAGCTCGACCTCCCGCGGCAGGAGGTGGTGCGGCGCCTCCGCGTGCTACGCGAGCCCGTCACGCTCTTCGGGGAGGACGACGCCGCCCGCCTCGCGCGCTTCAAGCTCATTCTCAAGTCCGGCGTCATAGACGACATCGATGACATCGACATGACAGAGGGGCAGACCAACGATTTCCTCCGCGACATGATCGAGATGCGCAAGCGGCAAAAGTCAGGGAGAGACACCTACGCCAAAGGCAAGGGGAAGCGTGTAGGTGGCGGTGATGGTGGTGAAGGCGGAGCTGCTGGAGACAGTGCAGATGATGGGGACGGCAAGGGGAGCGGGGATGATGCAGATGCGGATAAGGACTCCAAGAGGATGAGGACCAAGTTTGAGGAGCTTTGCAACGAAGACAAGATTTTGGTGTTCTTCAAGAAGCTGCTTAACGAGTGGAACCAAGAGCTAGATGAGATGTCAGAGTTGGAGAAGCGGACTGCAAAAGGGAAGTCAATGGTTGCAACATTTAAGCAGTGTGCGCGGTATCTCAGCCCCCTGTTCGAGTTCTGCAGGAAGAAG GTTCTTCCTGATGACATCCGTCAAGCATTGCTCGTTATTGTTGAATGCTGTATGAAGCGTGATTATTTAGCAGCAATGGACCAATACATCAAACTGGCCATTGGGAACGCACCATGGCCCATTGGAGTCACTATGGTTGGTATCCATGAGCGTTCTGCCCGTGAAAAGATCTACACAAATAGTGTTGCCCACATCATGAACGATGAGACCACTCGCAAGTACCTTCAGTCGATCAAGAGGCTAATGACCCTTTGCCAGCGGCGTTATCCTGCGCTACCCTCGAAATCAGTGGAGTTCAACAGCCTGGCAAATGGGAGTGACCTGCAGGCGCTTTTATCAGAGGAGAATGGTTCGGGTAAAGCTTCCGAGGAAAGGCTCCGGTTGATGCCTGCATCGAAAGACTGA